A stretch of the Saccharicrinis carchari genome encodes the following:
- a CDS encoding tetratricopeptide repeat protein: MKHISLPLLLILLFVVPNLRGQHTPITDINVRLKNASPSEKVQLYNQLSSYYVSSDAEKAIHYAHLALKLAQSVNDRAGKAKAYGNLGMGYYFFSDYDSLLTYYQKSLKAYDSIGDYNSVTGLAARFYRLDKFQKALDNYKRSLKIYLSQNDSLSIISTYLNMGNVYKGMNDYQNSLENYNKALAYIPARNKHYQQEKTALWENIADVWFTEGQYDKALIFYELLYKQYAQQRDSLSIASVLNNLGGVYYQKNQLAESLRNYRMALDLQIKQNDHYGASVSFLNLARIYGKLGDFTNAIAQHQNSILLSKVIENRSILQDNYRMLALIYKQKNNFKKAYEYQVLYSNISDVLTSEKSAEQFVGTLMMNDIETKNKENEILEAKNENYRLRLQKENLSTWRLSFGFTLLFVLILVFIIYYRYYLKRKENENLESKVNKALQKQEEQQQIIFHQASLSSLGELAAGIAHEINQPIQNISLSAEEIKYELMEPNPATLSLQISIAEIFEDIARVREIVDHIRIFSSGQKEDVHEPFSLSECVNSAISMLSRQYQNHHIHVQLNLDTDIPQVMGNPHKMEQIIHNLLSNSRDAVNQLQEKKPALKKEIVIETGSETGNVFVKVSDNGVGIPYSKRTDIFLPFVTSKPLGKGTGLGLSIAYRLAQEMKGRIEVQSRVMDGTIMKVIFPITASNDHLKQ; encoded by the coding sequence ATGAAACACATAAGCTTGCCCCTATTGTTAATCTTGCTGTTTGTAGTCCCTAACCTTAGGGGACAGCATACCCCTATCACCGATATTAATGTCCGGCTAAAAAATGCTTCGCCGTCGGAAAAAGTACAATTATACAATCAGCTCTCGTCCTATTATGTTTCATCAGATGCCGAAAAGGCTATTCACTATGCCCATTTAGCCCTTAAACTAGCGCAATCGGTAAACGATCGTGCAGGAAAAGCGAAAGCCTATGGTAACTTAGGTATGGGCTATTATTTTTTTTCGGATTACGACAGTCTGCTCACCTATTATCAAAAATCGCTTAAGGCTTATGACTCCATTGGCGATTATAATAGTGTGACGGGCTTGGCTGCCAGATTTTACCGTTTAGACAAATTTCAAAAAGCACTCGACAACTACAAACGTTCCCTAAAGATATACTTAAGTCAAAACGACTCATTAAGTATAATTAGCACCTACCTAAATATGGGCAATGTTTATAAAGGAATGAATGACTATCAGAACTCGCTCGAGAATTACAATAAGGCATTGGCTTACATTCCCGCAAGAAACAAACACTACCAACAAGAAAAAACAGCACTCTGGGAAAACATAGCCGATGTTTGGTTTACCGAAGGACAATATGATAAGGCATTGATCTTTTACGAATTACTCTACAAACAATATGCGCAACAAAGAGACAGCCTAAGCATAGCATCGGTTTTAAATAATTTGGGCGGTGTGTACTATCAAAAAAACCAATTAGCTGAGTCGCTGCGCAACTACCGTATGGCTTTAGATTTGCAAATTAAACAAAACGACCACTATGGCGCCTCCGTTTCCTTTTTAAATTTAGCTCGCATTTATGGAAAATTAGGTGACTTTACAAACGCTATTGCCCAACATCAAAACAGCATCTTGTTAAGCAAGGTAATAGAAAACAGAAGTATATTGCAGGATAACTACCGTATGCTGGCCTTGATTTACAAACAAAAAAACAACTTTAAAAAGGCCTATGAATATCAAGTGCTGTATTCTAACATATCGGATGTATTGACCAGCGAGAAAAGTGCAGAACAATTTGTGGGCACCCTGATGATGAACGATATTGAAACAAAAAATAAGGAAAACGAAATATTGGAGGCCAAAAACGAAAACTATCGCTTGCGATTACAGAAAGAAAATTTGTCTACCTGGAGGCTCTCGTTCGGCTTTACCCTGTTGTTTGTGCTTATTTTGGTTTTCATCATCTATTATCGTTACTATTTAAAACGTAAAGAAAACGAGAATCTGGAATCCAAGGTGAACAAGGCTTTGCAAAAACAAGAAGAACAACAACAAATCATTTTTCACCAGGCCAGCTTGTCATCACTAGGCGAACTTGCAGCCGGCATAGCCCACGAGATTAACCAGCCCATTCAAAACATATCCCTATCGGCCGAAGAGATTAAATATGAATTAATGGAGCCCAATCCAGCTACTTTATCACTACAAATATCTATTGCCGAAATATTTGAAGATATCGCCCGCGTTCGTGAAATAGTTGACCACATTCGGATATTCTCAAGTGGCCAAAAAGAGGATGTCCACGAGCCGTTCTCCCTATCAGAATGTGTCAACTCAGCCATCTCCATGCTTAGTCGCCAGTATCAGAATCATCATATTCATGTGCAACTTAATTTAGATACCGATATACCTCAAGTGATGGGCAATCCGCACAAAATGGAACAAATAATACATAACCTATTATCCAATTCCCGCGACGCCGTGAATCAGTTGCAAGAAAAAAAACCTGCGTTAAAAAAGGAAATTGTTATTGAAACGGGAAGCGAAACAGGAAATGTATTTGTAAAAGTGAGCGATAACGGAGTGGGAATACCTTATAGTAAACGAACTGATATTTTTTTACCCTTTGTTACTTCTAAACCCTTGGGTAAAGGAACCGGCTTAGGCCTCTCTATTGCCTATCGTCTTGCGCAGGAAATGAAGGGCAGAATAGAAGTACAAAGTCGTGTTATGGATGGAACTATTATGAAGGTAATCTTCCCCATTACAGCAAGTAATGACCACCTTAAACAATAG
- a CDS encoding sigma-54-dependent transcriptional regulator, which yields MENLKILILDDEKRITEKLKYHLQKREFIVFTANTPNEGFAVLKTEKPSILILDIMLPGINGLDVLTKVKEDFASTEVIMISGYGDMDMVIEAMRKGASDFIRKPFQLMDIQVAVERTGKFLALQKKLENAENIGSLVSKELEGMIEKDFIGESTAIKKVIKIALKAAQDNDVNVLVTGENGTGKEIISRIIHYGSPRMQQVFAPVNSSAIPATLLESEFFGHVKGAFTDAREDKKGYFELANKGTLFLDEIADMPFSLQAKLLRVIEENKVKKVGSNKEFSVDVRIISATNKNIEQLIRDNKFRIDLYHRINTIEIHIPPLRERPEDIPLLLLHFVKSLARKKNIHPPTINTQLLKKLQSYHFPGNVRELRNMVERALILLEGDELMPEDFPLKADHKQEKYFFDSLDLEKNERQLIVEALKRCNMNQTQAADTLGISRDALKRKIKKFGIEIGKNIV from the coding sequence ATGGAGAACCTGAAAATACTAATACTGGACGATGAGAAGAGGATAACCGAAAAACTTAAATACCATCTCCAAAAAAGAGAGTTTATCGTATTTACAGCTAACACACCCAACGAAGGTTTTGCTGTATTAAAAACAGAAAAACCAAGTATTTTAATTTTAGACATCATGCTGCCGGGTATAAACGGATTGGATGTGCTGACAAAGGTGAAAGAAGATTTTGCATCTACCGAAGTTATCATGATAAGTGGCTACGGCGATATGGACATGGTGATAGAAGCTATGCGTAAAGGCGCCTCCGATTTTATACGCAAACCCTTTCAGCTGATGGACATCCAGGTAGCTGTAGAACGCACCGGTAAGTTTTTGGCCCTGCAAAAAAAACTCGAAAATGCCGAAAATATAGGTTCCCTGGTGTCGAAGGAGTTGGAAGGGATGATAGAAAAAGATTTTATTGGTGAGAGTACAGCTATAAAAAAAGTGATAAAAATAGCCCTGAAAGCAGCGCAGGACAACGACGTAAACGTACTCGTTACAGGCGAAAACGGAACAGGAAAAGAAATTATATCGCGTATTATACATTACGGCAGCCCACGTATGCAACAGGTATTTGCCCCGGTAAATAGTTCCGCCATACCCGCCACCCTGTTGGAGAGCGAATTTTTTGGCCACGTAAAAGGTGCTTTTACTGATGCGCGTGAAGATAAAAAGGGCTATTTTGAACTGGCCAATAAAGGAACTTTATTTTTAGACGAGATTGCCGACATGCCTTTCTCGCTACAAGCCAAGCTATTGCGCGTAATAGAAGAGAATAAAGTGAAAAAAGTAGGGAGTAACAAAGAATTTTCGGTTGATGTGAGAATCATCTCTGCCACCAATAAAAACATAGAACAGCTCATCCGCGACAACAAATTTCGTATCGACCTTTACCATCGTATCAACACCATTGAAATACACATTCCTCCTTTGCGCGAAAGACCCGAAGACATCCCTCTCCTGTTGCTACATTTTGTGAAATCCTTAGCCCGCAAAAAAAACATTCACCCACCAACTATCAACACGCAATTGCTAAAAAAACTGCAATCCTATCATTTTCCGGGCAACGTACGCGAATTACGAAACATGGTAGAACGAGCCCTTATTTTGCTGGAAGGTGACGAACTAATGCCGGAAGACTTCCCTTTAAAAGCGGATCACAAACAAGAAAAATATTTTTTCGACAGTCTGGATCTCGAAAAAAACGAACGCCAATTAATTGTTGAAGCGCTCAAACGCTGCAACATGAACCAAACACAAGCAGCCGACACCTTAGGCATTTCGCGTGATGCCCTAAAGCGAAAAATAAAGAAATTCGGGATAGAAATAGGTAAAAACATCGTATGA
- a CDS encoding energy transducer TonB, whose product MELKKTNKANLEQKRSIFLQIGFVIALGAALVAFEWKTIRTNPGMLADNALHLIDEELPPVIRIKEPEPEKPKPKLIVLEELIIVEDETELPGDELEINSESLEDLSVALQQVEPGEEDGDPIPFIMLEDKPEFPGGERALLKYLSSSVKYPIIAVENGIEGTVYLSFIISKTGKVEQVQVIRGVNTLLDREALRVVSSMPNWKPGRQGTRKVAVSYQVPIKFKLQ is encoded by the coding sequence ATGGAACTTAAAAAAACAAACAAAGCCAATTTAGAGCAAAAACGAAGCATATTTTTGCAAATAGGATTTGTAATAGCCTTGGGTGCTGCCTTAGTGGCCTTTGAATGGAAAACTATTCGTACAAATCCGGGCATGCTAGCCGACAATGCCCTCCACCTAATCGATGAAGAACTGCCCCCGGTTATCCGCATTAAAGAACCGGAACCGGAAAAACCAAAACCAAAACTTATTGTTTTGGAAGAGCTTATTATTGTTGAAGACGAAACAGAGTTGCCCGGCGATGAGCTGGAAATAAATTCGGAATCCTTAGAAGATCTATCCGTAGCTTTACAACAAGTAGAACCGGGAGAAGAAGATGGCGACCCCATTCCATTTATCATGCTCGAAGACAAGCCTGAATTTCCCGGAGGCGAACGAGCCCTTCTTAAGTATTTATCCTCCTCGGTAAAATATCCAATTATAGCCGTTGAAAACGGCATTGAAGGCACTGTTTACCTGAGTTTTATTATTAGTAAAACCGGCAAGGTGGAGCAGGTGCAAGTAATTAGAGGGGTAAACACACTACTGGATCGCGAGGCACTGCGGGTTGTTTCGTCCATGCCCAACTGGAAGCCCGGCAGACAGGGCACCCGCAAGGTAGCTGTTTCGTATCAGGTGCCTATTAAGTTTAAACTGCAATAA
- a CDS encoding DUF4837 family protein, with translation MKYNTILSHHLTHSLVLLCFLYLSACVNLGTDIKNRAIGTPGEVLVVMDNNIQQSQVQKIIQAFANAEFPNLPQSEPTFKLTTVIPKNFEGHFRAYRNIIIIQQSILSKTDVSFQRNVWALQQQVVDITLSDTNDFADLFKAHEKEIFDFIYQGDISNIQNANLKVADAAAQRFIKQKHNLYLVIPPGFRLVKDTANFCWFRLDRLETDMHLVIQSFDMDSLPAIHNRALLALLDRVGKEYIPGPYALTFKQTEKNLPILFSKISINEQNVTELRGLWRVEGYFMGGPFVTIFIKDDSRNKLLMLDGFVHAAQNQNKAYYVRQIEAILHSVKIL, from the coding sequence ATGAAATACAATACGATACTTTCTCATCATCTTACCCATTCGCTCGTCCTCCTCTGTTTTTTATATCTCTCGGCTTGTGTAAATTTAGGCACAGATATAAAGAACCGCGCCATAGGCACACCCGGTGAAGTATTAGTGGTAATGGACAATAACATCCAACAGTCGCAAGTGCAAAAGATAATCCAGGCTTTTGCCAATGCGGAATTCCCTAATCTACCACAATCCGAACCTACATTTAAACTCACTACGGTTATCCCCAAAAATTTTGAAGGCCATTTTAGGGCATATAGAAATATAATAATTATACAGCAATCAATATTGTCCAAAACCGATGTCAGCTTTCAAAGGAATGTTTGGGCTTTACAGCAGCAGGTGGTCGATATAACCCTATCCGATACCAATGATTTTGCAGATTTATTTAAGGCCCACGAAAAGGAGATTTTTGATTTTATTTACCAGGGAGATATCAGCAACATACAAAATGCAAACCTAAAAGTTGCTGACGCGGCAGCACAACGTTTTATTAAACAAAAGCACAACCTTTATTTGGTAATACCACCAGGGTTTCGTTTGGTAAAAGACACGGCCAACTTTTGCTGGTTTCGCTTAGACAGATTAGAAACGGACATGCATTTGGTCATTCAATCCTTTGACATGGATAGTTTACCCGCCATCCATAACAGAGCACTGTTAGCCCTTCTTGATCGTGTGGGTAAAGAATATATACCTGGCCCTTACGCACTTACTTTTAAGCAAACCGAAAAAAACCTCCCCATACTATTTAGTAAGATAAGCATTAACGAGCAGAATGTTACTGAACTTCGTGGCTTATGGAGGGTAGAAGGCTATTTTATGGGAGGACCTTTTGTTACTATTTTTATTAAAGATGATTCTCGAAATAAATTACTCATGCTTGATGGCTTTGTGCATGCAGCTCAAAATCAAAATAAAGCCTATTACGTGCGACAGATAGAAGCCATACTGCATTCTGTTAAAATTTTATAA
- a CDS encoding tetratricopeptide repeat protein, which yields MKINKLLTCLLFISSFGQLFSQSSDFETILTRGISDYETGRYENALSWFTQAFKLKRESNKACYYLSLAHLALENNEEAATYSAKVIKRGGKYSEDAYLVNATVWANLGRNKKARRIYNQALKKYPTNYLIYYNLAFSLHNDKNFEKAQEYATMSIELHPAHASSHLLLAYIMYAQGERVQSMLPLYYFLLLEPESDRSKAAYELLTNLWNQGIRQKGQRDIQLVAAGFHYDDFAQTELSISLIKAAKNIQNERNEAPTSRNNLLVEFAQNNNAFFTILEEASDNKDGFWWDFYVNFFSKLKKNNLNEPFSYYISASRYNDDVLLWMSANMAQFKRFTSWMENQ from the coding sequence ATGAAGATTAACAAGCTATTAACATGCCTCCTTTTCATCAGTTCGTTTGGTCAGCTCTTTTCTCAATCCTCCGACTTTGAAACCATCCTTACACGAGGTATTTCCGATTACGAAACCGGCCGATACGAAAACGCACTTTCATGGTTTACACAGGCATTTAAACTGAAACGCGAATCGAATAAGGCATGCTATTATTTGTCTTTGGCACATCTGGCTCTTGAAAACAATGAAGAGGCTGCCACCTACAGTGCTAAAGTAATAAAGCGTGGGGGCAAATACAGCGAGGATGCCTATTTAGTTAACGCCACGGTCTGGGCTAACCTGGGACGTAATAAAAAAGCCCGGAGAATTTATAACCAAGCCTTAAAGAAATACCCCACAAACTACCTTATTTATTATAATTTGGCGTTTTCGTTGCACAACGATAAAAATTTCGAGAAAGCTCAAGAGTACGCAACAATGTCCATTGAATTACACCCTGCACACGCCAGCAGTCATTTATTACTTGCCTACATTATGTATGCGCAAGGCGAAAGAGTGCAAAGTATGTTACCCTTATACTATTTTCTACTGCTGGAACCCGAAAGCGATAGAAGCAAAGCTGCCTACGAACTGCTGACCAATTTATGGAATCAGGGCATACGACAAAAAGGGCAGCGCGACATTCAGCTTGTGGCAGCAGGTTTCCACTACGACGATTTTGCCCAAACCGAGCTCTCTATAAGCCTGATAAAAGCTGCTAAAAACATCCAAAACGAAAGAAACGAAGCACCCACAAGCCGCAACAATCTTCTGGTAGAATTTGCACAAAACAACAATGCGTTTTTTACAATTTTAGAAGAGGCCTCGGACAATAAGGATGGTTTCTGGTGGGACTTTTATGTAAACTTTTTCAGTAAACTGAAAAAAAATAACCTAAACGAGCCGTTTAGCTACTATATAAGTGCAAGTCGTTATAACGATGATGTGCTGTTATGGATGTCGGCTAACATGGCGCAATTCAAACGATTTACATCCTGGATGGAAAATCAGTAA
- a CDS encoding sporulation protein Cse60, whose translation MSQFKTKHFQYTGVDDFDTAIDLQINEFINENNIEADHIVDIKYAAHSSQGVNTYSALILYKEV comes from the coding sequence ATGAGCCAGTTTAAAACAAAGCATTTTCAATATACCGGAGTTGATGATTTTGACACGGCCATTGATTTACAAATCAATGAATTTATCAACGAAAACAATATCGAAGCAGATCACATTGTCGATATTAAATATGCCGCACACTCCAGCCAGGGCGTAAACACCTACTCTGCTTTAATACTGTATAAGGAGGTGTAG
- a CDS encoding COG1470 family protein — translation MRKINLYMTLLFIALISIQFQQRALASSAQLEIYTPYTKVSVSPGSTVNYSIDIINNGDETQNQDILITNLPRSWSYTLTANGLNINKVAVLPKEKKTLSLKVEVPYQVKKGYYTFYAKTGNGASLPMTVNVSTAGSNETELSCDQRNMQGTSKSNFTFNAVLKNKTPNKQQYALMASPPKGWIVAIKPNHKQATSTEVDANGTKNISYDIKAPSNVNAGSYKIPVKAVSGSTSAEMELEVVITGTYKMVLTTPTGLLSARITAGDEKKVELAIKNTGSVKLENIELSASKPKNWEVSFDNKEIASLEPGKTTTVLASIKADKKAIPGDYVTKITARTPETNEQISFRIMVKTPMLMGWLGVLVILAAIGGLWLLIRKFGRR, via the coding sequence ATGAGAAAGATTAATCTTTACATGACGCTTTTATTTATTGCACTAATCAGCATTCAATTTCAGCAGCGTGCGCTGGCATCATCTGCCCAGCTTGAAATTTACACGCCTTATACCAAAGTCTCCGTATCGCCCGGTAGCACGGTTAATTATTCCATTGATATTATCAATAATGGAGACGAAACGCAAAACCAGGATATTTTAATAACAAACCTGCCCCGATCATGGAGCTACACCTTAACAGCCAATGGTTTAAATATAAATAAAGTGGCCGTTTTACCCAAGGAGAAAAAAACATTAAGTTTAAAGGTGGAAGTTCCTTATCAGGTAAAAAAAGGATACTATACCTTTTATGCTAAAACGGGTAATGGCGCCAGCCTTCCCATGACAGTAAATGTAAGTACGGCAGGATCTAATGAAACAGAACTAAGCTGCGACCAAAGGAACATGCAGGGCACTTCAAAATCAAACTTTACATTTAACGCAGTCCTTAAGAATAAAACCCCCAACAAACAACAATATGCCCTCATGGCTTCCCCTCCCAAAGGGTGGATAGTGGCCATTAAACCCAACCACAAACAAGCCACATCAACCGAGGTGGATGCCAATGGAACTAAAAACATCAGCTACGATATAAAAGCACCATCCAATGTAAATGCAGGTAGCTATAAAATACCGGTTAAAGCAGTATCGGGTTCCACATCGGCCGAAATGGAATTGGAGGTAGTAATTACCGGTACCTACAAAATGGTTTTGACCACACCCACCGGACTGCTTAGTGCCCGTATTACCGCCGGTGATGAAAAAAAAGTAGAACTCGCCATTAAAAATACAGGATCCGTTAAGCTAGAAAACATTGAATTATCGGCCTCCAAACCCAAGAATTGGGAAGTGAGTTTTGACAACAAAGAGATTGCAAGCTTGGAGCCCGGAAAAACCACAACCGTGCTTGCAAGCATAAAAGCTGATAAAAAAGCCATCCCGGGCGATTATGTAACAAAAATTACGGCCCGAACACCGGAAACCAACGAACAAATTTCTTTTAGAATTATGGTTAAAACGCCAATGCTAATGGGTTGGTTAGGTGTATTGGTAATATTAGCTGCCATTGGCGGTTTATGGCTTTTAATCAGGAAATTCGGAAGGAGGTAA
- a CDS encoding ABC transporter ATP-binding protein gives MENPVIQLNGVSKRYDDFMAVNDLNLSINKGEIFGLLGPNGAGKSTTILMLMGLTEPSSGKVEVCGINATVKPIEVKRKVGYLPEDVGFYDDRTGLENLIYTAQLNGIRYQEAKQKAEELLARVGLANDKNKKTGKYSKGMRQRLGLADVLIKNPEVIILDEPTSGIDPTGVQELLSLIVELRNERDITVLFSSHNLHQVQQVCDRVGIFVKGKLLCEGNIESLSEKLFTHGKYLIELGIEAKSQANKDAIAVEALQKVLSSVEDIQSIRKEKDYFQIECSTDNSSAIAKAVIDANYNLHFLNKKEYGLDAIYNRYFEGGANDETSP, from the coding sequence ATGGAGAATCCGGTTATTCAACTCAACGGAGTTTCGAAAAGGTACGATGACTTTATGGCTGTTAACGACCTGAATTTATCCATTAACAAAGGAGAGATATTTGGATTGTTGGGACCCAACGGGGCAGGTAAATCAACCACCATTTTAATGCTGATGGGGCTTACCGAACCAAGTTCGGGTAAAGTGGAAGTCTGCGGCATTAACGCTACCGTAAAACCCATAGAGGTAAAACGAAAGGTGGGTTACCTGCCCGAAGATGTAGGGTTTTACGACGATCGTACGGGCTTAGAAAATCTGATATATACTGCGCAATTAAATGGGATAAGATACCAGGAGGCAAAGCAAAAAGCCGAAGAGCTACTAGCGCGCGTAGGGCTGGCCAATGATAAAAATAAAAAAACAGGTAAATACTCTAAGGGGATGCGCCAACGTTTGGGCTTAGCCGATGTGCTAATAAAAAATCCGGAGGTAATCATATTGGATGAACCTACTTCGGGCATCGACCCTACCGGCGTTCAGGAGTTATTATCCTTAATCGTTGAGCTGAGAAACGAGCGCGATATCACCGTGTTGTTCTCATCACACAACCTGCACCAGGTGCAACAAGTGTGCGACAGGGTTGGCATTTTTGTAAAGGGAAAACTGCTATGCGAAGGTAACATCGAATCATTATCCGAAAAACTATTTACGCATGGAAAGTATTTAATTGAGCTTGGCATCGAAGCGAAGTCTCAGGCTAATAAAGATGCAATTGCTGTTGAAGCCCTTCAAAAGGTATTATCCTCAGTTGAGGATATTCAATCCATACGAAAAGAAAAAGATTATTTCCAAATCGAATGTTCAACCGATAATTCATCCGCCATTGCCAAAGCGGTAATTGATGCCAATTATAATCTTCACTTTTTAAATAAAAAAGAATACGGATTAGACGCTATCTATAATCGCTATTTCGAGGGAGGGGCAAATGATGAAACGAGCCCCTAA
- a CDS encoding ABC transporter permease — MNKSTIKPLNPFWVIVGKEISSTVRSWKFLIMLALVLLTCIGSLYAALDDFSSAIKGGRADDDFFFLKLFSHSDGTLPSYIIFISFLGPLLGISMGFDAINSEQHRGTLSRVLAQPIYRDYILNAKFTASLILLSSLFVALSFLVLGFGLIFIGIPPTADEFMRIILLSVVTIVYVAFWLNLSILFSVKFRQTATSALAGISVWLFFTIFYGMIVNLIAKAVAPVRFFSETQVINFQRFIQNLMRFNPGQLFNDATTTLLMPSVRSLGPLSTEQTIGAIPSPLPLGQSLMLVWPQVTALIGGTLLFFAIAYTMFMRREIRSR; from the coding sequence ATGAATAAATCTACCATAAAACCATTGAATCCGTTTTGGGTTATTGTAGGCAAAGAAATTTCGAGTACTGTTAGAAGCTGGAAATTTTTAATTATGCTGGCACTCGTATTACTAACCTGTATCGGCTCTTTATATGCTGCTTTGGATGATTTTTCTTCGGCTATAAAGGGCGGCAGGGCCGATGACGATTTTTTCTTTTTAAAGTTGTTTTCGCATTCCGATGGCACCTTACCGTCATACATTATTTTCATCAGTTTTTTGGGTCCCCTGCTTGGAATTAGTATGGGATTTGATGCCATCAATTCAGAGCAACACCGTGGCACGCTAAGCCGGGTGCTGGCTCAACCCATATATCGAGACTATATACTCAATGCCAAATTTACCGCTTCGCTTATCCTACTTAGCTCCTTATTTGTTGCGCTGAGTTTTTTGGTGCTTGGCTTTGGGCTCATTTTTATTGGAATCCCTCCAACTGCCGATGAGTTTATGCGCATCATATTACTTTCTGTTGTCACCATTGTATATGTGGCTTTTTGGCTCAATCTGTCCATACTGTTTTCGGTTAAGTTCCGGCAAACGGCAACCTCGGCTCTGGCAGGGATTTCGGTTTGGCTGTTCTTTACTATTTTTTATGGCATGATCGTTAATCTTATTGCGAAAGCGGTGGCTCCGGTACGATTCTTCAGCGAAACTCAGGTGATTAATTTTCAGCGATTTATCCAGAATCTGATGCGTTTCAATCCGGGGCAATTGTTTAACGATGCCACTACAACTTTATTGATGCCATCGGTGCGCAGTTTGGGCCCATTGTCAACAGAGCAAACTATTGGGGCTATTCCCAGTCCATTGCCACTGGGGCAAAGTTTAATGTTGGTATGGCCACAAGTAACGGCTCTCATTGGCGGAACATTGTTGTTTTTTGCCATTGCCTATACCATGTTTATGAGAAGAGAAATCCGATCGCGTTAA
- a CDS encoding ATP-binding cassette domain-containing protein: MDICVNNITKMYGSQKALDDLSFKVKTGEILGFLGPNGAGKTTTMKAITCYITPNKGDILLGGESVNKSPDKVKSNIGYLPENNPLYLDMPIMDYLTFIGELQGVSKAHIPSQVKKMVQICGLDAEKHKKIGELSKGYRQRVGLAQALIHDPEVLILDEPTTGLDPNQIIEIRALIKEIGKEKTVILSSHILAEVEATCDRVLIINKGKIVADGTPESLRKKAQGKEILRVGVNIKDRNKIYKALSEIKEVEVVSFVEDNDELYEVESHIGKSSAEAIFKMCANKGWYLTQLTPVEKNLEDVFRELTQENKSISAN; encoded by the coding sequence ATGGACATTTGCGTTAATAATATTACCAAAATGTACGGTTCGCAAAAGGCTTTGGACGATTTATCGTTTAAAGTTAAAACCGGAGAGATATTAGGTTTTTTGGGACCCAACGGTGCAGGAAAAACAACTACCATGAAGGCGATTACCTGCTACATTACTCCAAACAAAGGGGACATATTACTTGGCGGAGAATCTGTGAATAAATCTCCGGATAAAGTAAAAAGCAACATTGGCTATTTACCCGAAAATAACCCATTGTACCTGGATATGCCCATCATGGACTATCTGACTTTTATTGGCGAGTTGCAAGGTGTAAGTAAGGCCCATATTCCATCTCAAGTAAAAAAAATGGTTCAAATATGTGGCCTCGATGCCGAGAAACACAAAAAAATAGGCGAACTGTCCAAAGGTTATCGCCAAAGGGTAGGATTGGCTCAAGCACTTATCCACGATCCTGAGGTTTTAATACTGGATGAACCCACAACAGGTCTGGATCCCAACCAAATTATTGAAATCAGAGCGTTGATTAAGGAAATTGGGAAAGAAAAGACCGTTATTTTAAGCTCGCACATTCTGGCTGAAGTAGAAGCCACTTGCGACCGGGTACTAATTATTAACAAGGGTAAGATAGTTGCCGATGGTACGCCTGAGTCTTTACGAAAGAAAGCACAAGGGAAAGAGATATTGCGTGTAGGGGTTAATATCAAAGATCGCAATAAGATTTACAAAGCATTAAGCGAAATAAAAGAAGTGGAAGTGGTTTCTTTTGTAGAGGACAATGATGAGCTGTACGAAGTTGAAAGCCACATCGGAAAATCATCGGCCGAAGCCATTTTTAAAATGTGTGCCAATAAAGGTTGGTACTTAACGCAGCTTACGCCGGTTGAAAAGAACCTCGAAGATGTTTTCCGGGAGCTGACACAAGAAAATAAATCAATATCTGCTAATTAG